The following are encoded together in the Negativicutes bacterium genome:
- the trmL gene encoding tRNA (uridine(34)/cytosine(34)/5-carboxymethylaminomethyluridine(34)-2'-O)-methyltransferase TrmL, whose protein sequence is MHIVLVEPEIPGNTGNIARLCAATGTDLHLVKPLGFSVDDKALKRAGLDYWHLVKVHYHDSFIELYEQYPESNFYFNTTKTTKSYGEIKFSPDDFLVFGKETAGLPEKILNLNKENCIRIPMYSEARSLNLSNAVAIVLYESLRQHGFEGLI, encoded by the coding sequence ATGCATATTGTTTTAGTAGAACCCGAAATACCTGGTAATACCGGTAACATTGCACGATTATGTGCAGCCACCGGAACGGATTTACATTTAGTAAAGCCTTTAGGCTTTTCCGTTGATGACAAAGCTTTAAAAAGAGCAGGCCTTGATTATTGGCATTTAGTAAAAGTGCATTATCATGATAGTTTTATAGAGTTATATGAACAGTATCCAGAAAGTAATTTTTATTTTAATACAACCAAAACCACTAAAAGTTACGGAGAAATTAAATTTTCACCTGATGATTTTTTAGTTTTTGGTAAAGAAACAGCAGGGTTACCGGAAAAAATATTGAATTTAAACAAAGAGAACTGTATTAGAATTCCGATGTATAGTGAAGCTAGATCGCTTAACTTATCTAATGCAGTAGCTATTGT
- the ilvD gene encoding dihydroxy-acid dehydratase translates to MRSDTVKKGSTRAAHRALFYAMGYTPEDLKKPLIGVVNAFNEIIPGHIHLRTIAEAVKTGVSAAGGTPMEFPSIGICDGIAMGHEGMRYPLASRELIADSIESVASAHAFDGLVLIPNCDKIIPGMLMAAARLNIPCVVVSGGPMMAGRHDQKEISVSQIFEAAGKFEAGEISATELDQMEQSACPGCGSCAGLFTANSMNCLTEALGMGLPGNGTIPAAHTGARKALAKKAGEAILELVKKDIKPRDIMTKNAFENAIAVDMGIGGSSNTVLHLTAIAHEAGIDLPLSLFDEISAKTPYITKLSPGGFHHLQDLNDAGGISAVIKELAKRGVIHTDAITITGTMAERIENAVIRSSEVIKTVEEPYRNKGGIAILKGNLALDGAVVKESAVTEDMLVFEGKAKVFDSEEAAIEAILARKVFDGDVVVIRYEGPKGGPGMREMLNPTAIIAGMGLKVALLTDGRFSGATRGACIGHVSPEAMEGGNIALVENDDTIFIDIPNRILEVKVSSEELAQRKANWKMPLPKVTSGYLARYARMVTSASTGAVLK, encoded by the coding sequence AACAATTGCTGAAGCTGTTAAAACGGGTGTTTCAGCGGCAGGCGGAACACCGATGGAATTTCCGTCTATTGGTATTTGTGATGGTATTGCCATGGGTCATGAGGGAATGCGTTATCCTTTAGCTAGTCGCGAGCTTATCGCTGATTCTATTGAATCGGTAGCGAGCGCTCATGCTTTTGATGGCTTAGTGTTAATTCCTAACTGCGACAAAATAATTCCTGGTATGTTAATGGCCGCAGCACGTTTAAATATTCCATGTGTTGTTGTTAGTGGTGGGCCGATGATGGCGGGCCGTCATGATCAAAAAGAAATTAGTGTAAGCCAAATTTTTGAAGCTGCTGGTAAATTTGAAGCTGGTGAAATATCAGCAACAGAATTAGATCAAATGGAACAATCAGCTTGTCCAGGCTGTGGTTCTTGTGCCGGACTATTTACTGCTAATAGCATGAATTGTTTGACAGAAGCATTAGGGATGGGTCTTCCGGGGAATGGAACTATTCCAGCTGCCCATACCGGAGCAAGAAAAGCCTTGGCGAAAAAAGCTGGTGAAGCAATTTTGGAATTAGTAAAAAAAGATATTAAGCCTCGTGATATTATGACGAAAAATGCTTTTGAAAATGCGATTGCTGTTGATATGGGTATTGGTGGATCTTCTAATACTGTATTACATTTGACGGCGATTGCTCACGAAGCTGGTATTGATTTACCGTTATCATTATTTGATGAAATCAGTGCTAAAACACCATATATTACAAAGTTAAGCCCAGGAGGTTTCCATCACTTACAAGATTTAAATGATGCTGGTGGGATAAGTGCTGTAATTAAAGAATTAGCTAAACGTGGAGTAATTCATACTGATGCTATTACAATTACCGGAACGATGGCAGAACGTATTGAAAATGCAGTGATCAGATCATCAGAGGTTATAAAAACAGTGGAGGAACCTTATCGTAATAAGGGTGGTATTGCCATTTTAAAAGGAAATTTAGCATTAGATGGCGCTGTAGTAAAAGAAAGTGCTGTTACTGAAGATATGCTAGTATTCGAAGGAAAAGCAAAAGTATTTGATTCTGAGGAAGCTGCTATTGAAGCTATTTTAGCACGTAAGGTCTTTGATGGTGATGTCGTTGTTATTCGTTATGAAGGACCGAAAGGTGGTCCGGGAATGAGAGAAATGCTTAATCCGACAGCAATAATTGCTGGAATGGGATTGAAAGTAGCATTATTGACTGATGGTAGATTCTCCGGAGCTACTAGAGGAGCTTGTATTGGACATGTTTCACCAGAAGCAATGGAAGGTGGTAATATCGCCTTGGTTGAAAATGATGATACAATTTTCATTGATATTCCTAATAGAATTTTAGAGGTTAAAGTTAGTTCAGAAGAATTGGCACAAAGAAAAGCAAATTGGAAAATGCCTCTACCTAAAGTAACTAGTGGTTATTTAGCGCGTTATGCGAGAATGGTTACTTCGGCTAGTACAGGTGCAGTTTTAAAGTAG